In Taeniopygia guttata chromosome 23, bTaeGut7.mat, whole genome shotgun sequence, the following are encoded in one genomic region:
- the SYNC gene encoding syncoilin isoform X2, with amino-acid sequence MTRHELSSVAERNLMAQPDPPAELQLDEARASPAPQGAAEGAAPHTEYPHPALDPAGNGSKPLPGGSPDSSQELQAASRDPALETNTAGTQPDEGAAGAGIPLHGDADGTGIPLDMEADGVEIPLDVDEGGTEIPVGEDTAGIPLDVEEGGTGIPVGEDAAGIPLDVDESGTGIPVDEDTAGIPLDVDEGGTGIPVDEDADGVGIPLAMDTDREGIPADADGAGIPLDMDTEGAGSPLDADTTEHQCLSLEELGNYFQECIEIVEQLERERDRLIAELAQLREPALQEIRHAHEEIQAACRLLAKVELERDNLRDEIRQIKQKLFKVTKECVACQYQLESRRHDLCQHAAYQGELESQAGQLSGELAQLKESCEKEKEVLRQRLEAPPCRQDNLYLQESRRLSVEFESFVAESRRGLEEHYEPQLLRLLERREAGAKALQEMQGEIQGMKEALRPLQGEVSRLRLQNRSLEEQIVLVKQKRDEEVGQYREQVEELEDRLKELKNGVQLQQRKNQELEELRTSLHRELSIYKSCLEIYGHLCKSEEKAEQDS; translated from the exons ATGACTAGACATGAGCTCAGCAGCGTGGCCGAGAG gaACCTGATGGCACAGCCCGAtccccctgcagagctgcagctggatgaaGCCAGAGCATCGCCAGccccacagggagcagctgaaggagctgccccacacaCAGAATATCCTCACCCCGCGTTGGATCCAGCAGGGAATGGATCTAAACCCCTGCCCGGGGGCAGCCCAGactccagccaggagctgcaggctgccagcagggatCCTGCCTTGGAGACAAACACAGCAGGGACTCAGCCGGACGAGGGTGCAGCCGGGGCTGGGATCCCGCTGCACGGGGATGCAGATGGGACAGGAATCCCACTGGACATGGAGGCAGATGGAGTAGAGATTCCACTGGATGTGGATGAAGGTGGGACAGAGATCCCAGTGGGTGAGGATACAGCAGGAATTCCGCTGGATGTGGAGGAAGGTGGGACAGGGATCCCAGTGGGTGAGGATGCAGCAGGAATTCCGCTGGACGTGGATGAAAGTGGGACAGGGATCCCAGTGGATGAGGATACAGCAGGAATTCCGCTGGATGTGGATGAAGGTGGGACAGGGATCCCAGTGGATGAGGATGCAGATGGAGTAGGGATCCCACTGGCCATGGACACAGACAGGGAAGGGATCCCAGCCGATGCAGATGGGGCAGGAATCCCGCTGGACATGGACACAGAGGGAGCAGGCAGCCCTCTGGATGCTGATACCACAGAGCACCAGTGCCTGAGCCTGGAAGAGCTGGGGAATTATTTCCAGGAGTGCATTGAGATCgtggagcagctggagagggagcGGGACAGGCTGATCGCCGAGCTGGCCCAGCTGCGGGAGCCGGCGCTGCAGGAGATCCGCCATGCCCACGAGGAGATCCAGGCAGCCTGCAGGCTGCTGGCCAAggtggagctggagagggacaaCCTGCGGGACGAGATCCGCCAGATCAAGCAGAAACTCTTCAAGGTGACCAAGGAATGCGTGGCCTGCCAGTACCAGCTGGAGAGCCGGCGGCACGACCTCTGCCAGCACGCCGCCTACCAGGGCGAGCTGGAGAGCCAGGCCGGGCAGCTCTCGGGGGAGCTGGCCCAGCTGAAGGAGAGCTGcgagaaggagaaggaggttCTGAGGCAGCGCCTGGAGGCTCCTCCATGCCGCCAGGACAACCTGTACCTCCAGGAGAGCCGCAGGCTGTCCGTGGAGTTCGAGAGCTTCGTGGCCGAGAGCCGgagggggctggaggagcaCTACGAGCCGCAGCTGCTGCGGCTGCTGGAGCGGCGCGAGGCCGGGGCCAAGGCGCTGCAGGAGATGCAGGGAGAGATCCAGGGCATGAAGGAAGCCCTGAGGCCCTTGCAGGGCGAGGTCAGCCGGCTGCGGCTGCAGAACCGCAGCCTGGAGGAGCAGATTGTCCTGGTCAAGCAAAAAAGGGATGAGGAGGTCGGGCAGTACCGG GAGCaggtggaggagctggaggacaGGCTGAAGGAGCTCAAGAACGGGGTCCAGCTCCAGCAACGCAAGaaccaggagctggaggagctcagGACCAGCCTCCATCGGGAGCTCTCCATCTACAA gAGCTGCTTAGAAATCTACGGGCACCTCTGCAAATCGGaggaaaaagcagagcaggactCTTAG
- the SYNC gene encoding syncoilin isoform X1, translated as MFSTEPAALGSRGRRNLMAQPDPPAELQLDEARASPAPQGAAEGAAPHTEYPHPALDPAGNGSKPLPGGSPDSSQELQAASRDPALETNTAGTQPDEGAAGAGIPLHGDADGTGIPLDMEADGVEIPLDVDEGGTEIPVGEDTAGIPLDVEEGGTGIPVGEDAAGIPLDVDESGTGIPVDEDTAGIPLDVDEGGTGIPVDEDADGVGIPLAMDTDREGIPADADGAGIPLDMDTEGAGSPLDADTTEHQCLSLEELGNYFQECIEIVEQLERERDRLIAELAQLREPALQEIRHAHEEIQAACRLLAKVELERDNLRDEIRQIKQKLFKVTKECVACQYQLESRRHDLCQHAAYQGELESQAGQLSGELAQLKESCEKEKEVLRQRLEAPPCRQDNLYLQESRRLSVEFESFVAESRRGLEEHYEPQLLRLLERREAGAKALQEMQGEIQGMKEALRPLQGEVSRLRLQNRSLEEQIVLVKQKRDEEVGQYREQVEELEDRLKELKNGVQLQQRKNQELEELRTSLHRELSIYKSCLEIYGHLCKSEEKAEQDS; from the exons ATGTTCAGCACAGAGCCGGCGGCGCTGGGCTCCAGGGGAAGAAG gaACCTGATGGCACAGCCCGAtccccctgcagagctgcagctggatgaaGCCAGAGCATCGCCAGccccacagggagcagctgaaggagctgccccacacaCAGAATATCCTCACCCCGCGTTGGATCCAGCAGGGAATGGATCTAAACCCCTGCCCGGGGGCAGCCCAGactccagccaggagctgcaggctgccagcagggatCCTGCCTTGGAGACAAACACAGCAGGGACTCAGCCGGACGAGGGTGCAGCCGGGGCTGGGATCCCGCTGCACGGGGATGCAGATGGGACAGGAATCCCACTGGACATGGAGGCAGATGGAGTAGAGATTCCACTGGATGTGGATGAAGGTGGGACAGAGATCCCAGTGGGTGAGGATACAGCAGGAATTCCGCTGGATGTGGAGGAAGGTGGGACAGGGATCCCAGTGGGTGAGGATGCAGCAGGAATTCCGCTGGACGTGGATGAAAGTGGGACAGGGATCCCAGTGGATGAGGATACAGCAGGAATTCCGCTGGATGTGGATGAAGGTGGGACAGGGATCCCAGTGGATGAGGATGCAGATGGAGTAGGGATCCCACTGGCCATGGACACAGACAGGGAAGGGATCCCAGCCGATGCAGATGGGGCAGGAATCCCGCTGGACATGGACACAGAGGGAGCAGGCAGCCCTCTGGATGCTGATACCACAGAGCACCAGTGCCTGAGCCTGGAAGAGCTGGGGAATTATTTCCAGGAGTGCATTGAGATCgtggagcagctggagagggagcGGGACAGGCTGATCGCCGAGCTGGCCCAGCTGCGGGAGCCGGCGCTGCAGGAGATCCGCCATGCCCACGAGGAGATCCAGGCAGCCTGCAGGCTGCTGGCCAAggtggagctggagagggacaaCCTGCGGGACGAGATCCGCCAGATCAAGCAGAAACTCTTCAAGGTGACCAAGGAATGCGTGGCCTGCCAGTACCAGCTGGAGAGCCGGCGGCACGACCTCTGCCAGCACGCCGCCTACCAGGGCGAGCTGGAGAGCCAGGCCGGGCAGCTCTCGGGGGAGCTGGCCCAGCTGAAGGAGAGCTGcgagaaggagaaggaggttCTGAGGCAGCGCCTGGAGGCTCCTCCATGCCGCCAGGACAACCTGTACCTCCAGGAGAGCCGCAGGCTGTCCGTGGAGTTCGAGAGCTTCGTGGCCGAGAGCCGgagggggctggaggagcaCTACGAGCCGCAGCTGCTGCGGCTGCTGGAGCGGCGCGAGGCCGGGGCCAAGGCGCTGCAGGAGATGCAGGGAGAGATCCAGGGCATGAAGGAAGCCCTGAGGCCCTTGCAGGGCGAGGTCAGCCGGCTGCGGCTGCAGAACCGCAGCCTGGAGGAGCAGATTGTCCTGGTCAAGCAAAAAAGGGATGAGGAGGTCGGGCAGTACCGG GAGCaggtggaggagctggaggacaGGCTGAAGGAGCTCAAGAACGGGGTCCAGCTCCAGCAACGCAAGaaccaggagctggaggagctcagGACCAGCCTCCATCGGGAGCTCTCCATCTACAA gAGCTGCTTAGAAATCTACGGGCACCTCTGCAAATCGGaggaaaaagcagagcaggactCTTAG